Proteins found in one uncultured Desulfuromonas sp. genomic segment:
- a CDS encoding UDP-N-acetylmuramoyl-L-alanyl-D-glutamate--2,6-diaminopimelate ligase has translation MKLSQVIADVTSQGELSADVEITHLAYDSRCVQPGTLFFALRGVLVDGHDYAKSAVDKGAVAVVVEQPVDLPDEIVQVVVKDSRYAMARCAACFYGYPAQGMLIVGVTGTNGKTTMTYLLESILKQAGYTPAVVGTISNRMGDDAAEAEHTTPESLDLQRILAEFKSQGADALVIEVSSHALMQSRVVGLTFDVAVFTNLTPEHLDYHKNMESYFAAKTRLFKEPQTYGDFTAVINSDDPYGAKLVRELNEPLSVGMHRGADVRVCDVEQTMQGTVATMETPQGEITVRSPLVGPFNLENLLCAVGAGLVLGLPVATIEQGLAAANRVPGRLEPVENDLGALIVVDYAHTGDALAKALEAMAALKPQRMITVFGCGGDRDTLKRPAMGEVAGRHSDLSIVTSDNPRTENPAKIIDDIKVGIERICPHMAMDGDPDAVGKCYVVIEDRHDAIVYAVNQLRTGDLLLIAGKGHEDYQVVGTQKIHFDDREQVRQALEQRARREDGYESDQ, from the coding sequence ATGAAGTTATCGCAAGTCATTGCTGATGTCACTTCACAGGGGGAGTTGTCCGCCGACGTTGAAATTACCCATCTGGCCTACGATTCGCGCTGTGTTCAGCCCGGAACGCTGTTTTTTGCCTTACGCGGTGTGCTGGTGGATGGACACGATTATGCTAAAAGTGCTGTTGATAAAGGGGCCGTGGCCGTTGTGGTGGAACAGCCCGTTGATTTGCCCGACGAGATTGTTCAGGTGGTGGTTAAAGACAGCCGTTACGCCATGGCCCGTTGTGCCGCATGTTTTTACGGTTATCCCGCACAGGGGATGCTGATCGTCGGTGTTACCGGAACCAATGGCAAAACCACCATGACCTATCTGCTCGAATCGATTCTTAAACAGGCCGGTTATACACCTGCCGTGGTGGGTACCATCAGTAATCGCATGGGAGACGATGCCGCGGAGGCGGAACATACCACGCCTGAGTCGCTGGATCTGCAACGTATTCTTGCCGAGTTTAAATCTCAAGGCGCGGATGCCCTGGTGATTGAAGTCTCCTCACATGCTCTGATGCAGAGTCGGGTGGTGGGGTTGACCTTTGATGTGGCGGTGTTTACCAACCTCACCCCGGAACATCTCGATTACCACAAAAACATGGAAAGTTATTTTGCGGCAAAAACCCGCTTGTTCAAAGAGCCGCAGACCTACGGTGATTTTACTGCGGTTATCAACAGCGATGATCCCTACGGAGCCAAGCTGGTGCGGGAACTGAATGAACCGCTCAGTGTCGGTATGCATCGCGGTGCAGATGTTCGGGTTTGTGATGTCGAACAGACCATGCAAGGAACCGTTGCGACCATGGAGACGCCGCAGGGGGAAATCACTGTGCGCTCGCCTCTGGTCGGGCCGTTTAATCTGGAGAATCTGTTGTGTGCCGTTGGCGCCGGATTGGTCTTGGGCTTGCCTGTCGCGACAATTGAACAGGGGCTGGCAGCGGCGAATCGCGTACCGGGACGCTTGGAACCGGTGGAAAATGATCTTGGCGCTTTGATTGTTGTCGACTATGCCCACACGGGTGACGCCCTGGCCAAAGCTCTGGAGGCGATGGCGGCACTGAAACCACAACGCATGATCACCGTATTTGGCTGTGGTGGTGATCGCGATACGCTCAAGCGTCCTGCCATGGGCGAAGTGGCGGGCCGCCATTCTGATCTGAGTATTGTCACCTCAGATAATCCCCGTACCGAAAATCCAGCCAAGATCATTGACGATATCAAGGTCGGTATTGAGCGGATCTGCCCTCATATGGCCATGGACGGTGATCCGGATGCTGTTGGTAAGTGTTATGTGGTGATCGAAGATCGTCATGACGCCATTGTGTATGCCGTCAATCAGTTACGGACTGGTGATCTGTTGCTGATCGCCGGAAAAGGTCATGAAGATTATCAGGTGGTCGGCACGCAAAAAATTCACTTTGATGACCGCGAGCAAGTGCGCCAGGCCTTAGAGCAGCGTGCCCGTCGGGAGGATGGCTATGAATCTGACCAGTGA
- the murF gene encoding UDP-N-acetylmuramoyl-tripeptide--D-alanyl-D-alanine ligase has product MNLTSDQVATIVGGRRLSAATDPQISGLSTDSRTLQSGDLFVPLRGPNYDGHDYLRQAVEHGAAACLSEEVVGGLPVPVIQVTDTLQALGELARTIRSGFDGPVLAITGTTGKTSTKEMLSSILAQGSDGLKTEGNFNNLIGLPLTLARLSDEHRWMVLELGMSQHGEIERLTEIAQPDVALITNVGAGHLAGVGNIEGVARAKGELFSGLKAGATVVVNRDDALIAALPVPAGVRMIDFSLTDHAQVQATAIDSGQQASFTLHIGENKVRVQLPLPGRHQVYNALAAAAAAHAVGCSLEQIAAGLGCVKMAAGRLEVRSLPQGATVLDDSYNANPQSMQAALNVLGDWPCQGVKIAVLGDMLELGDVSQACHEELGRLAAQRADQVLCYGDWAAAVLNGVVAQGGQGVLCTSHDEIVAWMERQIREDDCILVKGSRGMRMEKVVHALLAQDESNE; this is encoded by the coding sequence ATGAATCTGACCAGTGATCAGGTGGCGACCATTGTCGGAGGCCGTCGTCTTTCTGCGGCAACCGACCCGCAGATCAGCGGTCTGTCCACCGATAGCCGTACTCTGCAGTCCGGGGATCTGTTTGTACCTCTAAGGGGCCCTAATTACGATGGCCACGACTATCTGCGTCAGGCTGTCGAGCACGGAGCCGCAGCCTGTTTGAGCGAAGAAGTGGTCGGTGGTTTGCCGGTGCCGGTGATTCAAGTGACGGATACTCTGCAGGCGTTGGGTGAACTGGCACGGACGATCCGCAGCGGCTTCGACGGGCCGGTGTTGGCCATCACCGGTACGACCGGGAAAACGTCCACCAAAGAGATGCTTTCATCGATTCTCGCTCAGGGCAGTGACGGTTTAAAGACCGAGGGGAATTTTAATAATCTTATCGGTTTGCCGCTGACGCTGGCCCGCCTCAGTGATGAACACCGCTGGATGGTGTTGGAGCTGGGCATGAGTCAACATGGCGAAATCGAACGGTTGACCGAAATTGCTCAGCCCGATGTGGCCCTGATTACCAATGTCGGCGCCGGACATCTGGCCGGGGTTGGCAATATTGAGGGCGTTGCGCGTGCCAAAGGGGAGCTGTTTTCCGGGTTGAAAGCCGGGGCCACTGTGGTGGTCAATCGCGATGATGCCCTGATCGCCGCATTGCCGGTTCCGGCCGGTGTTCGGATGATCGACTTCTCCCTCACGGACCATGCCCAGGTGCAGGCAACGGCAATTGACAGTGGCCAGCAGGCAAGTTTCACGTTGCATATCGGCGAGAATAAGGTGCGGGTGCAATTACCGTTACCCGGCCGCCATCAAGTCTATAATGCTCTGGCTGCGGCGGCTGCGGCTCACGCAGTGGGGTGTTCATTGGAGCAGATTGCCGCCGGTCTCGGTTGTGTCAAAATGGCTGCCGGCCGACTCGAAGTACGCTCCTTGCCGCAAGGGGCGACGGTTTTGGATGACAGCTACAATGCCAACCCGCAGTCGATGCAGGCCGCGCTGAATGTGTTGGGTGATTGGCCGTGTCAGGGCGTGAAGATCGCTGTGCTTGGCGATATGCTCGAATTGGGTGACGTCTCGCAAGCCTGTCACGAAGAACTGGGCCGTCTGGCGGCTCAGCGTGCCGATCAAGTGCTGTGTTACGGCGATTGGGCTGCCGCTGTTCTTAACGGGGTGGTTGCGCAGGGTGGCCAGGGTGTTCTTTGCACCAGCCATGATGAGATCGTTGCCTGGATGGAGCGGCAGATTCGTGAAGACGATTGCATTTTAGTTAAAGGATCGCGGGGAATGCGCATGGAGAAAGTCGTTCATGCACTGTTGGCTCAGGATGAGTCGAACGAGTAA
- the mraY gene encoding phospho-N-acetylmuramoyl-pentapeptide-transferase, with protein MLYHLLYPLHSEFSALYVFRFITFRTIYATITALVLSFLLGPWVIERLSSLQIGQTIRKVGPESHFKKEGTPTMGGTLILIAIVLPTLLWADLRNGYVWVALLVTVGYGAIGFIDDYKKVKLKSSDGLSARHKMLGQLMIAGLAGYLLFTVTPFEPVLTVPFFKGFQPNIGLFYIPLILLVVVGSGNAVNLTDGLDGLAIGPMISASSAYLLFAYLAGNAKLSSYLQIGGVPGAGELSIMCGAMVGAGLGFLWFNTYPAQVFMGDVGSLSLGGALGIIAIIVKQELVLVIVGGIFVVEALSVIVQVMSFRLLGRRVFRMAPIHHHFELKGWPEPKIIVRFWIISIVLALVALSTLKLR; from the coding sequence ATGCTGTACCATCTGCTTTATCCGTTACATAGTGAGTTTTCCGCGCTCTATGTGTTTCGCTTTATCACCTTTCGCACAATTTACGCGACCATCACTGCACTGGTGTTGTCGTTTTTGCTCGGTCCGTGGGTGATTGAGCGTTTGAGCTCATTGCAGATTGGGCAGACCATTCGCAAAGTCGGCCCTGAATCGCATTTCAAAAAAGAGGGCACACCCACCATGGGTGGCACGTTAATTCTCATTGCCATTGTATTGCCCACCCTGTTGTGGGCGGATCTGCGGAATGGGTACGTGTGGGTGGCGTTGCTGGTAACGGTGGGCTATGGCGCCATCGGTTTTATCGACGACTACAAAAAAGTCAAACTGAAGAGTAGTGACGGTCTGTCTGCTCGCCATAAAATGCTTGGCCAATTAATGATTGCCGGGCTGGCCGGTTATTTGTTGTTTACGGTGACACCGTTTGAACCGGTGTTAACGGTCCCGTTTTTCAAAGGTTTTCAGCCGAACATCGGGTTGTTTTACATCCCATTGATTCTGCTGGTGGTGGTGGGGAGCGGCAATGCCGTCAACCTGACCGACGGTCTAGACGGTCTGGCCATTGGGCCGATGATCAGTGCTTCGAGTGCGTATCTGCTGTTTGCCTATCTGGCTGGTAATGCCAAACTGTCATCCTATCTGCAGATCGGTGGCGTGCCCGGTGCCGGGGAATTGTCGATCATGTGCGGAGCCATGGTGGGTGCCGGGTTGGGTTTTTTATGGTTTAACACCTATCCGGCCCAAGTGTTTATGGGCGATGTCGGCAGCTTGTCACTGGGCGGAGCTCTGGGTATTATCGCCATCATTGTTAAACAGGAGCTGGTGCTGGTGATTGTCGGCGGCATCTTTGTCGTTGAGGCGCTGTCAGTGATTGTTCAAGTGATGTCGTTTCGGTTGTTGGGCCGCCGGGTTTTTCGTATGGCTCCGATCCATCACCATTTTGAACTCAAAGGCTGGCCTGAACCGAAGATTATCGTGCGATTCTGGATCATTAGTATTGTTCTGGCCCTGGTAGCGCTGTCGACCTTAAAACTGAGATAG
- the murD gene encoding UDP-N-acetylmuramoyl-L-alanine--D-glutamate ligase, whose product MTNVAGKKIVVMGAGLSGLAVCRHAISVGACVTLSDRRNAEQIPGLDALDDRVQRDFGGHDDALFRRADLIVISPGVPLTVPVLAEALERGTPVWGEVEYASRHLTAPIIAITGTNGKSTTTELVGQMLRGCGKRVFVGGNIGVPLIEAAGQDVDYVVAELSSFQLETIDRFHPRYALLLNVSVDHLDRYPDMAAYVAAKQAIFCNQTADDVAVLNGEDEQVLAMASHIASRTVTFSSQRLLDQGISFDQGMIHWRNGDEQHCFKVGDLALSGLHNIENVMAALVPVLLEGCHPQQAWQAACQFSGLPHRMVLVRTLDGVRWYNDSKGTNLGSVEKSVGGLSAPVTLIAGGKDKGGDYREIRSALQDRITALVLIGQAADLMQQAWGDLCPVYRAESMEQAVDVAHKVTPSPGQVVLSPGCSSFDMFKSFEERGERFSEAVLALHGKE is encoded by the coding sequence ATGACGAATGTAGCCGGAAAAAAAATCGTGGTGATGGGGGCCGGTCTCAGTGGTCTTGCGGTATGCCGCCATGCGATCTCTGTCGGTGCCTGCGTGACCTTAAGTGACCGACGCAATGCTGAGCAGATTCCAGGTCTTGATGCGCTGGATGACCGGGTGCAACGCGATTTTGGAGGTCACGATGACGCCTTGTTTCGCCGAGCGGATCTGATTGTCATCAGTCCTGGTGTTCCATTGACCGTGCCGGTGCTGGCTGAGGCCTTGGAGCGCGGAACTCCGGTATGGGGAGAGGTGGAATACGCTTCTCGCCACCTGACGGCGCCGATCATCGCCATTACCGGTACCAACGGCAAGTCGACCACCACTGAGCTGGTGGGGCAGATGCTGCGTGGCTGCGGTAAACGGGTGTTTGTCGGCGGTAATATCGGTGTGCCGCTGATTGAGGCGGCAGGACAGGACGTTGATTACGTGGTTGCGGAACTGTCGTCGTTTCAGTTGGAAACCATCGACCGGTTTCATCCACGCTATGCGTTGCTGCTCAATGTGTCGGTGGATCATCTTGACCGTTATCCGGACATGGCGGCCTATGTGGCGGCCAAACAGGCGATCTTTTGCAATCAGACTGCTGACGATGTCGCGGTGCTCAATGGCGAAGATGAGCAAGTGCTGGCCATGGCGTCCCACATCGCCAGTCGCACAGTGACCTTTTCGTCGCAACGGCTGTTGGATCAGGGGATCAGTTTTGATCAGGGCATGATCCACTGGCGTAACGGCGATGAGCAGCATTGCTTCAAGGTCGGCGACCTTGCGTTGTCGGGGCTGCATAATATTGAAAATGTCATGGCGGCACTGGTGCCGGTGTTACTGGAAGGGTGTCATCCGCAACAGGCTTGGCAGGCGGCGTGTCAGTTTTCTGGTCTGCCGCACCGCATGGTGCTGGTACGCACCCTCGACGGTGTCCGGTGGTACAACGATTCCAAAGGCACCAACCTCGGCAGTGTTGAAAAAAGTGTCGGTGGTTTGTCGGCCCCGGTGACCTTGATTGCCGGTGGCAAAGACAAAGGCGGTGATTACCGCGAAATACGCTCCGCCTTGCAGGATCGAATCACCGCATTGGTGTTGATCGGACAGGCTGCGGACCTGATGCAACAGGCGTGGGGCGATCTTTGCCCGGTTTATCGGGCGGAGTCCATGGAGCAGGCCGTTGACGTGGCGCATAAGGTGACGCCGTCGCCGGGGCAGGTGGTGTTGTCGCCCGGATGTTCAAGTTTTGACATGTTCAAAAGTTTCGAAGAACGTGGTGAGCGATTCAGCGAGGCGGTGCTGGCTCTGCATGGGAAAGAATAA
- the ftsW gene encoding putative lipid II flippase FtsW, whose product MVKREYDNTILILTVALACFGVMMVYSASSMMALKVHDDGFYFLKRQGVFALLGFATLAITMRIDYHWWRKLAVPLLLLCTLLLAAVFIPGVGAKAGGAYRWIRMPGFTFQPSEAAKLALIFYLAHSATKKEDRLKDFRYGFVPYMMVLLMLIGLMLAQRDLGGSATMAAVTGSMLLVAGTRWRYLVSSVIVAMPTLVYFIMQEEYRRKRIMAFWDPWQDPFDTGFQVIQSQMGFGLGGLMGQGLGEGKQKLFYLPEAHTDFIFSIIGEEMGYVTVALIITMYLVVVLLGLRVAYQAPDGFGRLTAFGISILFGLQAFANMGVAMSMLPNKGLALPLISYGGTSLLCTLFSIGVLLNISSQTVRSPS is encoded by the coding sequence ATGGTCAAACGCGAGTATGACAACACGATTTTGATTCTCACCGTGGCTCTGGCCTGCTTCGGGGTGATGATGGTCTACTCCGCCTCGTCGATGATGGCGCTGAAAGTTCATGATGACGGGTTCTATTTTCTGAAACGGCAGGGCGTGTTTGCCCTGTTGGGCTTTGCCACCCTGGCCATCACCATGCGCATTGATTATCACTGGTGGCGCAAGCTGGCCGTGCCGTTGTTGTTGCTGTGCACGCTGCTGCTGGCGGCGGTGTTTATCCCCGGTGTCGGCGCGAAAGCCGGTGGTGCTTACCGCTGGATTCGCATGCCCGGTTTTACCTTTCAGCCGTCGGAAGCGGCCAAACTGGCGCTGATCTTTTACCTGGCCCACTCGGCGACGAAAAAGGAAGACCGGCTCAAGGATTTTCGTTACGGCTTTGTGCCTTACATGATGGTGCTGTTGATGTTGATCGGCCTGATGCTGGCTCAGCGCGATCTGGGTGGCTCAGCCACGATGGCGGCGGTCACCGGCAGTATGCTGCTGGTCGCGGGGACACGCTGGCGCTATCTGGTCTCCAGCGTGATCGTTGCCATGCCGACCCTGGTGTATTTCATCATGCAGGAGGAGTATCGGCGCAAACGGATCATGGCGTTCTGGGATCCCTGGCAGGACCCATTTGACACGGGGTTTCAAGTGATTCAGAGCCAGATGGGGTTCGGTCTGGGCGGTTTGATGGGGCAAGGACTCGGCGAGGGCAAACAGAAGCTGTTTTACCTGCCCGAAGCGCACACCGATTTTATCTTCTCCATCATTGGTGAGGAGATGGGCTATGTCACCGTGGCGCTGATCATCACCATGTACTTGGTGGTGGTTTTACTCGGCTTGCGGGTGGCGTATCAGGCACCCGATGGATTCGGACGACTGACGGCGTTCGGCATCAGTATTTTGTTTGGGCTGCAGGCGTTTGCCAATATGGGCGTCGCCATGTCCATGCTGCCCAATAAAGGGCTGGCGTTGCCGCTGATCTCTTATGGCGGAACCAGCCTGCTGTGCACGCTGTTTTCGATTGGGGTGCTGTTGAATATTTCCAGCCAAACGGTAAGGAGCCCATCATGA
- the murG gene encoding undecaprenyldiphospho-muramoylpentapeptide beta-N-acetylglucosaminyltransferase produces MNILIAGGGTGGHVFPALAIARRAMALDTANEILFVGTRQGIEARVVEPAGFDIDYVDFSGFAGKSVWQKACVMAKLVSSTREALEILGDFNADVVIGVGGYASLPMLVAAGLKRIPVVLHEQNAWPGLANRLAARWAKRVCISMADVAQHFHGRPVVLTGNPVRQELFSCRAWRGDHPSLLIFGGSQGARAINQAIVEALPLLKQALPELTIVHQTGEAALPDMVAAYNDRNFDQVTLLPFIDDMAAAYRDSQLVLCRSGATTVAELAACGRPALLVPFPQAAADHQTCNARVLAERDAAVLLPQDHLTPQRLADELITLFRDPQRLADMGRQAKMLAAKGAADLILNECRHVARKRTK; encoded by the coding sequence ATGAATATTCTGATTGCCGGGGGGGGAACCGGAGGGCATGTGTTTCCGGCTCTGGCTATTGCCCGGCGGGCCATGGCGCTGGATACGGCCAACGAAATTCTGTTTGTCGGCACCCGGCAGGGGATTGAAGCCCGAGTGGTGGAACCGGCGGGGTTTGACATCGACTATGTTGATTTTAGTGGCTTTGCCGGTAAAAGCGTTTGGCAGAAAGCCTGCGTCATGGCCAAGCTGGTGTCGAGTACCCGGGAAGCCTTGGAGATTTTGGGCGACTTCAATGCCGATGTGGTGATCGGTGTTGGCGGCTATGCCTCGTTGCCGATGCTGGTGGCTGCCGGGCTGAAACGGATTCCGGTGGTATTGCATGAGCAGAACGCCTGGCCGGGACTGGCCAATCGGCTGGCCGCACGCTGGGCCAAACGCGTGTGCATATCGATGGCCGATGTGGCCCAGCACTTCCACGGTCGTCCGGTGGTGTTGACCGGTAATCCAGTGCGTCAGGAGTTATTCAGTTGTCGCGCCTGGCGTGGCGACCACCCCAGCCTGCTGATCTTTGGCGGCAGCCAAGGCGCTCGGGCGATTAATCAGGCGATAGTGGAGGCCCTGCCGCTGCTTAAACAGGCACTGCCTGAGCTGACCATTGTTCATCAGACCGGAGAGGCGGCTTTGCCCGATATGGTTGCCGCTTATAATGACCGTAATTTTGACCAGGTGACCTTGCTGCCGTTTATCGACGACATGGCCGCAGCGTACCGCGACAGTCAGCTGGTGTTGTGTCGTTCCGGTGCCACCACAGTCGCAGAATTGGCCGCTTGCGGACGTCCGGCGCTGTTGGTGCCTTTTCCCCAGGCTGCAGCCGATCATCAAACCTGCAATGCCCGGGTGCTCGCCGAACGCGATGCGGCGGTTCTGTTGCCGCAGGATCACTTGACGCCACAGCGGCTGGCCGATGAATTGATTACCCTGTTTCGTGATCCGCAACGTCTGGCCGACATGGGGCGTCAGGCGAAAATGCTTGCGGCCAAAGGTGCTGCCGATCTGATCCTTAACGAGTGTCGTCACGTGGCACGGAAACGGACGAAATAA
- the murC gene encoding UDP-N-acetylmuramate--L-alanine ligase, which produces MYGKIKRIHFVGIGGIGMSGIAEVLLNLGYDVSGSDLRASELTRRLESLGGRVSYGHAAENVQEAQVVVTSTAVSSDNPEVVEAHRLLVPVIPRAEMLAELMRLKYGIAVAGTHGKTTTTSMVATLLSHGGIDPTAVVGGRLNALGSNAKLGQGEFMVVEADESDGSFLKLTPTIAVVTNIDEDHLDYYSGMDEIRGVFLDFINKIPFYGLAVLCLDDANIQTLLPQVQKRYVTYGLTPQADFSATEIEHRAGGTEFTVHFRQEKLGRIRLEMPGRHNVLNALASLAVARELDVSMKTICEGFESFAGVQRRFQIKLDDEVMVVDDYGHHPAEIKATLSAARNGWDRRVVVIFQPHRYSRTQALFDDFVTAFYQADVLLVMDVYAASEVPIEGVCGEDLAKAITDHGHRQVTFCNSEEAVVEQVLKVLKPDDIVITLGAGSVWKVGETLIEHLTCV; this is translated from the coding sequence ATGTACGGAAAAATTAAACGAATTCATTTTGTCGGTATCGGCGGTATCGGCATGAGCGGTATTGCCGAGGTGTTGCTTAACCTGGGGTATGACGTGTCCGGCTCGGATCTGCGTGCCAGTGAACTGACCCGTCGTCTGGAATCTCTTGGTGGCCGGGTCAGCTACGGTCATGCCGCAGAGAATGTTCAGGAGGCTCAAGTGGTGGTAACCAGTACCGCCGTGTCCTCGGACAACCCCGAAGTGGTGGAAGCCCATCGTCTGCTGGTGCCGGTGATTCCGCGTGCCGAGATGCTTGCTGAGCTGATGCGCCTTAAATACGGTATTGCCGTTGCCGGGACCCATGGCAAAACCACCACAACCAGCATGGTGGCAACGTTGTTGTCCCATGGCGGCATTGACCCGACTGCCGTCGTTGGTGGCCGTCTTAACGCTCTGGGGTCAAACGCAAAACTCGGCCAGGGGGAGTTCATGGTGGTCGAGGCCGATGAGTCCGACGGCTCATTTCTTAAACTGACACCGACCATTGCCGTGGTGACCAATATTGATGAAGATCACCTCGACTACTATTCCGGCATGGATGAGATCCGCGGTGTGTTTCTCGACTTTATCAACAAAATCCCGTTTTACGGGCTGGCCGTGTTGTGTCTTGACGATGCCAATATTCAGACGCTGTTACCTCAGGTTCAGAAGCGTTATGTGACCTACGGGTTAACGCCGCAGGCGGATTTCAGTGCCACGGAGATTGAACACCGTGCCGGTGGCACCGAATTTACCGTCCATTTTCGCCAGGAAAAACTCGGTCGCATTCGTCTGGAGATGCCTGGTCGCCACAATGTGCTCAATGCCTTGGCGTCCTTGGCGGTCGCCCGTGAACTCGATGTATCGATGAAGACCATCTGCGAAGGATTTGAGTCGTTTGCCGGAGTGCAACGGCGCTTCCAGATCAAGCTGGATGACGAAGTGATGGTGGTAGATGATTACGGCCATCATCCGGCCGAAATCAAGGCAACACTCTCCGCCGCCCGCAATGGCTGGGATCGACGGGTGGTGGTGATTTTTCAGCCGCATCGTTACAGTCGCACCCAAGCACTGTTTGATGACTTTGTCACGGCCTTCTATCAGGCCGATGTGTTGCTGGTGATGGATGTGTATGCTGCCAGTGAAGTCCCGATCGAAGGGGTGTGCGGCGAAGATCTGGCCAAGGCGATCACCGATCATGGCCACCGTCAGGTGACCTTTTGCAACAGCGAAGAAGCTGTTGTTGAGCAGGTGCTTAAAGTGCTCAAGCCGGACGATATTGTCATTACGCTAGGGGCCGGTTCTGTGTGGAAAGTGGGCGAAACCCTGATTGAGCATCTGACCTGTGTATGA
- the murB gene encoding UDP-N-acetylmuramate dehydrogenase — MSNDWRTVLRQSLCGDCLFDEPLAPLTTWKVGGAAQCLVRPRHEEDLKVLSAVIQDAGVPWWVLGGGSNVLISDQGLPGVVIQLSHLSQIEKQPEQRLSVGGGCSLAELVRTTVEQGLGGLEALAGIPGSVGGAVSGNAGAADQQIGQRVVDARVWTPLEHHDVTTWSAEQCDFGYRHSALIPDHVVINVTLQLDHCSVETLRARRSEVLAHRRQAHNVGGPNAGSVFRNPPGQQAWRLIDDCGMRAVQVGKAQVSSQHANFIVNTGGATAEEIYQLIHKVLHAVARHHGVSLQPEVRLLGSFGEVDEG, encoded by the coding sequence ATGAGTAACGACTGGCGCACCGTGTTACGGCAGAGCCTTTGCGGCGACTGCCTGTTTGATGAACCTCTGGCGCCGCTGACCACGTGGAAAGTGGGTGGGGCGGCCCAGTGCCTAGTTCGTCCACGGCACGAGGAGGACCTGAAGGTCCTTTCTGCCGTGATTCAAGACGCGGGTGTGCCCTGGTGGGTGCTTGGTGGTGGCAGTAATGTGTTGATCTCGGATCAGGGGCTGCCCGGAGTGGTGATTCAGCTCAGCCACCTGTCTCAGATCGAAAAGCAGCCAGAGCAACGTCTCAGCGTTGGAGGCGGCTGTTCTCTGGCGGAACTGGTGCGTACCACCGTTGAGCAGGGGCTTGGTGGTCTTGAAGCTCTGGCTGGTATCCCCGGTAGCGTCGGTGGTGCCGTGTCCGGCAATGCCGGCGCCGCAGACCAGCAGATTGGCCAGCGTGTTGTCGATGCCCGGGTGTGGACTCCGCTGGAGCATCACGATGTCACAACCTGGTCGGCAGAGCAGTGTGACTTTGGCTACCGCCACAGTGCGTTGATTCCAGACCATGTTGTGATCAACGTGACATTGCAACTCGACCATTGCTCTGTCGAAACATTACGTGCGCGACGCAGTGAAGTGCTGGCGCACCGTCGCCAGGCGCACAATGTTGGCGGTCCTAATGCCGGGTCGGTGTTTCGTAATCCGCCGGGACAACAGGCTTGGCGCCTGATCGATGACTGCGGTATGCGCGCTGTTCAGGTTGGAAAAGCACAGGTTTCATCGCAACATGCCAATTTTATTGTAAATACTGGCGGTGCAACAGCCGAAGAGATCTATCAATTGATCCATAAGGTGCTGCACGCTGTAGCGCGACACCATGGTGTGTCATTGCAACCGGAAGTACGCCTGCTGGGGTCGTTTGGAGAAGTGGATGAAGGATAA